One segment of Anguilla anguilla isolate fAngAng1 chromosome 1, fAngAng1.pri, whole genome shotgun sequence DNA contains the following:
- the LOC118211598 gene encoding alpha-(1,6)-fucosyltransferase isoform X1 has protein sequence MRPWTGSWRWIMLVLLAWGTLLFYIGGHLVRDSEHPDRSSRELSKILAKLERLKQQNEDLRRMAESLRVPEGQVEADPGAAGRLHSLEEQLIQAKEQISSFQRQPGDAGPGKNQEVLRRKIENGVKELWYFVRSEIKKLGQVETGDLQKHIDTLLQDLGHQQRSIMTDLYYLSQADGAGEWREKEAKDLSELVQNRITYLQNPKDCSKAQKLVCNINKGCGYGCQLHHVVYCFMIAYGTHRTLILESQNWRYATGGWETVFRPVSESCTDRSGASTGHWSGEANDRNVQVVELPIVDSLHPRPPYLPLAIPEDLADRLHRLHGDPSVWWVSQFVKYLIRPQAWLEKEIQEAAAKMGFKHPIIGVHVRRTDKVGTEAAFHPIEEYMVHVEDHFQHLARRMHVDKKRVYLATDDPALLQEAKAKYQDYEFISDNSISWSAGLHNRYTENSLRGVILDIHFLSQTNYLVCTFSSQVCRVAYEIMQTLHPDASSYFHSLDDIYYFGGQNAHNQIAIYPHQPRSGEDIPLEPGDVVGVAGNHWDGYSKGINRKMGRTGLYPSYKVKEKVETVKYPTYPEADKLLHL, from the exons ATGCGCCCATGGACGGGCTCCTGGAGGTGGATCATGCTGGTGCTGCTGGCCTGGGGCACCCTGCTCTTCTACATCGGGGGTCACCTGGTGCGGGACAGCGAGCACCCCGACCGCTCCAGCCGGGAGCTCTCCAAAATCCTGGCCAAGCTGGAGCGCCTCAAGCAGCAGAACGAGGACCTGCGGCGGATGGCCGAGTCGCTCAG GGTACCCGAGGGCCAGGTGGAGGCGGACCCCGGGGCGGCCGGCAGACTCCACagcctggaggagcagctgatcCAGGCCAAGGAGCAGATCAGCAGCTTCCAGAGACAGCCTGGAGACG CAGGTCCCGGGAAGAACCAGGAAGTCCTCCGGAGGAAGATTGAGAATGGCGTGAAGGAGCTGTGGTACTTTGTGCGCAGCGAGATCAAGAAGCTGGGCCAGGTGGAGACGGGCGACCTGCAGAAGCACATCGACACCCTGCTGCAGGACCTGGGACACCAGCAGAG GTCCATCATGACGGACCTGTACTACCTCAGCCAGGCCGACGGCGCCGGGGagtggagggagaaggaggcCAAAGACCTGTCTGAGCTGGTGCAGAACCGGATCACCTACCTACAG AACCCTAAGGACTGCAGCAAGGCGCAGAAGCTGGTGTGCAACATCAACAAGGGCTGCGGCTACGGCTGCCAGCTGCACCACGTGGTGTACTGCTTCATGATCGCCTACGGCACGCACCGCACGCTCATCCTGGAGTCGCAGAACTGGCGCTACGCCACCGGCGGCTGGGAGACCGTCTTCCGGCCCGTCAGCGAGTCCTGCACCGACCGCTCCGGCGCCTCCACCGGGCACTGGTCag gtgaggCCAACGATCGGAATGTCCAGGTCGTGGAGCTGCCCATCGTTGACAGCTTGCACCCCCGGCCCCCCTACCTGCCGCTGGCCATCCCCGAGGACCTGGCGGACCGCCTCcaccgtctccacggcgacccGTCCGTCTGGTGGGTCTCGCAGTTCGTCAAGTACCTGATCCGCCCCCAGGCCTGGCTGGAGAAGGAGATCCAGGAGGCCGCCGCCAAGATGGGCTTCAAGCACCCCATCATCGG GGTGCACGTGCGGCGGACGGACAAGGTGGGGACGGAGGCAGCGTTCCACCCCATCGAGGAGTACATGGTGCACGTGGAGGACCACTTCCAGCACCTGGCCCGCCGCATGCACGTGGACAAGAAGCGCGTCTACCTGGCCACCGATGACCCCGCCCTGCTGCAGGAGGCCAAGGCCAA GTACCAGGATTACGAGTTCATCAGCGATAACTCCATCTCGTGGTCAGCCGGGCTGCACAACCGCTACACAGAAAACTCGCTGAGGGGCGTGATCTTGGAcatccacttcctgtcacagACCAACTACCTGGTCTGCACCTTCTCCTCACAG GTGTGCCGCGTGGCGTACGAGATCATGCAGACGCTGCACCCGGACGCCTCGTCCTACTTCCACTCGCTGGACGACATCTACTACTTCGGCGGGCAGAACGCGCACAACCAGATAGCCATATACCCGCACCAGCCGCGGAGCGGCGAGGACATCCCGCTGGAGCCCGGCGACGTCGTCGGCGTGGCCGGGAACCACTGGGACGGCTACTCCAAGGGCATCAACCGCAAGATGGGGCGCACGGGCCTGTACCCCTCGTACAAAGTGAAGGAGAAGGTGGAGACCGTGAAGTACCCCACGTACCCGGAGGCGGACAAGCTCCTGCACCTATAG
- the LOC118211598 gene encoding alpha-(1,6)-fucosyltransferase isoform X2, whose amino-acid sequence MRPWTGSWRWIMLVLLAWGTLLFYIGGHLVRDSEHPDRSSRELSKILAKLERLKQQNEDLRRMAESLRVPEGQVEADPGAAGRLHSLEEQLIQAKEQISSFQRQPGDGPGKNQEVLRRKIENGVKELWYFVRSEIKKLGQVETGDLQKHIDTLLQDLGHQQRSIMTDLYYLSQADGAGEWREKEAKDLSELVQNRITYLQNPKDCSKAQKLVCNINKGCGYGCQLHHVVYCFMIAYGTHRTLILESQNWRYATGGWETVFRPVSESCTDRSGASTGHWSGEANDRNVQVVELPIVDSLHPRPPYLPLAIPEDLADRLHRLHGDPSVWWVSQFVKYLIRPQAWLEKEIQEAAAKMGFKHPIIGVHVRRTDKVGTEAAFHPIEEYMVHVEDHFQHLARRMHVDKKRVYLATDDPALLQEAKAKYQDYEFISDNSISWSAGLHNRYTENSLRGVILDIHFLSQTNYLVCTFSSQVCRVAYEIMQTLHPDASSYFHSLDDIYYFGGQNAHNQIAIYPHQPRSGEDIPLEPGDVVGVAGNHWDGYSKGINRKMGRTGLYPSYKVKEKVETVKYPTYPEADKLLHL is encoded by the exons ATGCGCCCATGGACGGGCTCCTGGAGGTGGATCATGCTGGTGCTGCTGGCCTGGGGCACCCTGCTCTTCTACATCGGGGGTCACCTGGTGCGGGACAGCGAGCACCCCGACCGCTCCAGCCGGGAGCTCTCCAAAATCCTGGCCAAGCTGGAGCGCCTCAAGCAGCAGAACGAGGACCTGCGGCGGATGGCCGAGTCGCTCAG GGTACCCGAGGGCCAGGTGGAGGCGGACCCCGGGGCGGCCGGCAGACTCCACagcctggaggagcagctgatcCAGGCCAAGGAGCAGATCAGCAGCTTCCAGAGACAGCCTGGAGACG GTCCCGGGAAGAACCAGGAAGTCCTCCGGAGGAAGATTGAGAATGGCGTGAAGGAGCTGTGGTACTTTGTGCGCAGCGAGATCAAGAAGCTGGGCCAGGTGGAGACGGGCGACCTGCAGAAGCACATCGACACCCTGCTGCAGGACCTGGGACACCAGCAGAG GTCCATCATGACGGACCTGTACTACCTCAGCCAGGCCGACGGCGCCGGGGagtggagggagaaggaggcCAAAGACCTGTCTGAGCTGGTGCAGAACCGGATCACCTACCTACAG AACCCTAAGGACTGCAGCAAGGCGCAGAAGCTGGTGTGCAACATCAACAAGGGCTGCGGCTACGGCTGCCAGCTGCACCACGTGGTGTACTGCTTCATGATCGCCTACGGCACGCACCGCACGCTCATCCTGGAGTCGCAGAACTGGCGCTACGCCACCGGCGGCTGGGAGACCGTCTTCCGGCCCGTCAGCGAGTCCTGCACCGACCGCTCCGGCGCCTCCACCGGGCACTGGTCag gtgaggCCAACGATCGGAATGTCCAGGTCGTGGAGCTGCCCATCGTTGACAGCTTGCACCCCCGGCCCCCCTACCTGCCGCTGGCCATCCCCGAGGACCTGGCGGACCGCCTCcaccgtctccacggcgacccGTCCGTCTGGTGGGTCTCGCAGTTCGTCAAGTACCTGATCCGCCCCCAGGCCTGGCTGGAGAAGGAGATCCAGGAGGCCGCCGCCAAGATGGGCTTCAAGCACCCCATCATCGG GGTGCACGTGCGGCGGACGGACAAGGTGGGGACGGAGGCAGCGTTCCACCCCATCGAGGAGTACATGGTGCACGTGGAGGACCACTTCCAGCACCTGGCCCGCCGCATGCACGTGGACAAGAAGCGCGTCTACCTGGCCACCGATGACCCCGCCCTGCTGCAGGAGGCCAAGGCCAA GTACCAGGATTACGAGTTCATCAGCGATAACTCCATCTCGTGGTCAGCCGGGCTGCACAACCGCTACACAGAAAACTCGCTGAGGGGCGTGATCTTGGAcatccacttcctgtcacagACCAACTACCTGGTCTGCACCTTCTCCTCACAG GTGTGCCGCGTGGCGTACGAGATCATGCAGACGCTGCACCCGGACGCCTCGTCCTACTTCCACTCGCTGGACGACATCTACTACTTCGGCGGGCAGAACGCGCACAACCAGATAGCCATATACCCGCACCAGCCGCGGAGCGGCGAGGACATCCCGCTGGAGCCCGGCGACGTCGTCGGCGTGGCCGGGAACCACTGGGACGGCTACTCCAAGGGCATCAACCGCAAGATGGGGCGCACGGGCCTGTACCCCTCGTACAAAGTGAAGGAGAAGGTGGAGACCGTGAAGTACCCCACGTACCCGGAGGCGGACAAGCTCCTGCACCTATAG